The Spirochaetales bacterium genomic interval TATTTTACATCCTCCGACGAAAGCCATATGTTTGCACCAGTAAACACCAATAATATGAGATATCCTCCGGGCAAACAGTCCAAAAATAATACAAAAAACCGAATAGACAATGCAACTGGAAATAACCCACATCCAGAATACAACAGCATGAATTATTTTTATTAGTTTTTTGAACATCAAATCGAATACCTTTCTTTCGGTGATATTGAAAATATTATTACATATAACGCTTTGCGTCAACGACGTCCGGTGTCAAAACGTCTGCGTGTCGATGCATACGCTTGATTCTCAATTTATCATTTTTCCTAAATAGATACAAGTTGCTTTATCAGGGCTTTGAAGCTTCTTCAATAAACCACACATTAAATAGTATCTTCAAATAACCGTCTACACAATACGGATCATAATGTATTGCCAATAATTGATTAACATAAACAAACCACCTCCTTTGAAGGTGGTCTATGAGACTGTTAACTATATTATGATAAAGGCTATGCTTTTAAAATTTCCGGCATGTTTTAGTAAAATGCCACCAACGTTCGGCGAACGTCCTTTGCCGGCGGCATTTTCACTATTTCCATAATTTAATTTCGGGCACATAGAAAGTAAAAAAGAGGCTCGACCATAATCTCTACGGTTTTGTTCGTTCCCTCTATTTCAGTGTGTTCGACGCCGTATTGCCTGACATTTTTTACGCAATTGTTCAGCTTGTTGTTAAAATAGTATTGTCCGGTAAAACTGTAACCTTCAAACCCGTCAAAAAGACCGGAACCCCGTTGATACGTATTCCATATTCTCAGTTGTGTAAATTTCTGCCTGTCGTCTCCATTGGGATATATTATGTTATCGGCCCATTTCTGCCATAATGTCAAATTGTAGTAATCCCCGTCTGCTTTCAACTCTTTGTTGAAATGGACGTAATCATACCATTGCCCGCTGTTTCCCTCGTCACCAGGGGCGAAGGGCTCGTGAGCATCGACAAGAACGACGCCGACTTTGTAAAATTGCGTTCCCCCGAAATATTTCGATTTGCCGTAATAAATTCTGTATAACGATCTATATATCGCCGCCGCTCCGACACTCTTGCCGATTAACAACAAACAGTACTGGTTTGTATTTTTCAATCCCGAATACTCTTTAACGATCTCGAGTCGATTGTATATGCCTTCTTCCAGATCTATCGGTTCAGGACTTGTTTCCCCGTGCAGGAATACCAGGTGATAATAATGATCCCTTTTGAACATCCAGAACATCGGTTTACTCGGTTCGTAATCCAGATGCGCTTCCTTGGCCTTATTCCATGATTTGAGAATCAACTCCGAGCATCCTGCTCCGTCCCTCATCCCGATTATGATGTTTTTCGGCCCTGCGGCGTAGAATTGTTTGACGGAGTTCTCTTTAACGTCGTTAATTATTGCCTGCATCATAGCCTGGAGCATTGCGGCTATCTGCTCCGGGGTAAGATTCAGCCATCTGGTGTTTGATCTGTTTTTTACGGAATTGTAATATTCCTTCAATTCTTTATTTGGGCATATAATCCGGTCGTAAATAAAATTTGCAGAAACGCTGTTGCGTATGCCGTTCTCGATGTCCTCATCCGTCAACGCTCCTATCTTTACTTTCTCACCATGCATGTCGAGTACGATACCGTCGAGCAAACGGTAATCATCGATTTGAGCATATTTGTCTTCACTAACGTTTTCATTCTCATCGTCAATCAGATTGATATTCGAGCACCCGAACATTAAGAAAAGACCCGCCGTCACAAAGAGAACCTTTAGGAAAATGCTTTGTTTCATGTTTCTCCTCCGTAAAAAAAATGATATGTAACAATACAATAATCGATGAGAAGTGTATTTCCTTCGCGGCGTGCATTCAATTATCAATTCGGGTAGTTTCAAGTAATGATTTCGGGTACCTGGAATTAATTTTAAGTGCTTTTTGCCTGCTCGCGGGGAAAGGACTTCACTTTCTTTTTTGTAAGTTATTCTAAGCGTCTAGTGTTCCCTCTTTTTCAAGTGTTTTAATGTAACATTCAAGATTACTGGAAATCTTTTCAAATACCTGCGGTATATACATTGAAATCTCTTCTATTCCAGGATTATCCTGGCAAGGTCCGCCATGATAGTAGCGCATATGCGAAAGAATATCACCTCAAAGTGTACTTCGTTTACCCCCTGTCTACGCCCTCCGTGTCCCCCGTGTGCTCTGTGTGAAACAATATTCATTTCTTTAATGTTTCACACAAAGCCCACGGAGAACACAGAGGAAGAATTATTCTTCTCTTCCTCCGTGTCCCCTGTGTCTCCAAAAAGCGCAAACCTCCCCTTGCCCCAATTGCATTATTTTTTAAAAGGGATTACATCGTGCGTCCCCGTCCCCTGCATCCCTCCCGGAAATGCCCACGGCGCCGCCGAAACAGGCTGCCGGAAGCCCTGTCAGCAAAAAAAGTTTAAAAAAAACCTTTTTACCATTATAACATGTTTTAGAAAAAGTGCAATACCCGGGCCGTCGAAATGATGATATCATCCGTATACGGACATGATAACGGCAACGCGGCGTCATAAACCATTCTTTGAAATGGTGAAAACGGCATGGACACTATCTCATTTATAAAGGAAAAAAAAGAAAAACAACGGATGAACGCTGGATAGCGAATGATGGGAGTGGTGGATAAAAACGGAGAAGTGCAGGCTGGAAAATATACGGCGGTGAGAATATTTTTTTTCTGAAATGAGAAAGCAAACGGTTATCTGACAATAAAAAACCATAAAAATAAAGTGAACTTTTTAAATAATTAATAACTTAGTATTAAACTTTATTACTATATATTCATTAAAATTTATTTCTCCGTGCGCTCCGTGATCTCCGTGAGAAATTTTCTTTATGAATTAATGGAACGCTGCCCCGGACTTCTCACAATGACAGGAGTCAAAATGAAATGAGAACGTCATGAAGCGTCACTTTTAAACGTTTCAAAGTGACCGGTAAAATATGGCACTATCTGCGGAGATCCGTCGTTCATCCGTCGTTTTATATACATCCAAACATAAACAGTCCCGCGTGAAATATACTTTTTATTGCAGACAAAATCACGGAAACGTTCTATTATGTGGTTATCCCGATTCCGGAAGAAAAGGAGTTCACATGAAAAAGCCCGTATTGGTTCTTGTCGTCATTTGGGCCGTCCTGTCCCCGTTGTTTTCGGAGAACGGTGAGGTGACTGACGAACCGTCTCAGGCGGAGACATCCGGGCAATTGAGACGGACTGAAGTGGTGATCGCCCCGGCGGTGTCGGCCGCCCTTGTTTTTCTCACCTTTGTCGAGGACGTCCTTTTTTATTACAATGATTTCGGGTACGCCGAATACCTGATTAATGAGGCGACATTGTATAGCGTTCATCTGCCCGTCTATTCCGTTAACGCGCTGAAAGGACTCGCCTTCAGCGCGGCAACCGCCGTCCTGTCCGTCTCATACGAACTTCTCCGGGATCATGACGCGGAGCTTTTCCGCAGTTTCATGTATACGGGAATATATCAGGCGGGTCTTTATTCCACCTATGCCGCGTACAGGGACAACAGGAAGCGGGCGAAGGCGGACGCCTATGACGATGAGTGGAGAAGTCACACCTTTGTCGCCTCCCTCTCTGAAGTACTCGGTGATTTCGGCGAATACGAGACCGAATGGCGGCCGTATGATTTTTTCGATCTCGTTCTTTCACCATTCCGCCCTGAAAATTTCCTGGATCCCGCCGTGTATATCCTTCCGATTTCGGGAATCGTCAATCCCCTTATAACACGGTCCCATGAGCATGCCCCGTGGAATACGGGCAGGATGTATCTCGGCACATGGGAGATGTCGCCGTTCGCGGCAATACCCCTTATGATCGGTTTTTTTCTGCTTGAATCGAGTATTATCGGTATCGCCGAAGAATCGCACTTCCGCGGATTTATTTACGAAGAGGTGGGGAGTACCTTCGGACACGTTCCGGCGAAAATCGTCGACTGTCTCTATTTTCCGGCCATTCATGTCCCCCAGGAGATAATCATCGGCGGTTTCGATACGCAGACGCTGCTTCTCAATTTCGCGGTCCGGTCGCTTCTCACCTTTTACCTCGACAATATATACGACAGGGGCGGGCTTCCCCGTTCGATCGCCGCGCATATGTGGATGGATTTCTCCCTCCTGTTCATGTACTGGCTTATGGAAAGCGGCGTACCGCAGTCGGATATCGATAGTATTCTGGCGATAAAGCCGCAGTTCACCATCCGCATACCGCTTTCCTATTGAGACTGATAAAAAGCCGGCTTCCCCTTGTAAAGGAGAAGCCGGCTGCTCGAACGATCAACGGTATCCGTTATTGATGCGCGTGTATGGTTCATTACTGCATCGGCATTTTCAGGTCGAAGGGACCCTGGATAAGGGCGGCCGTCGAATTGTAATCGAAGACCTGGTCCTTGTAGCCGTTCGAGGTGACATATACCTTGAGTTTTGTCTGCGGCGAAACGGCCGCGAGTACCTGGCCGAATTGATCGATATTCCAGTAACTCGCGTAGAATTTGCCGCTTTTCATCACATCGAGAAATCCCCTGCTCGCCTGGTCGAGTGAATTGAGGAGTTCCTGTTCGTTCATATTGATCATGGCGCGGACCTCCTTGAGATCCATCTGGAGGTAGGGGGCGATCACTTCCGCCGTATACCCCTGGTTGGCGAGATACCGGACCAGATAGTAGTACTGCATGTAATCCTTGAAGTTGATATAGTTGAAGGCCGTGTCCACGGAAATATCCGCCTTGTAGGCGATAAGGTAACCGCTTTTGACCGCGACATTCTGGTTTGCCTGCGAACGGACATTGAATCCGATATACACCTCGTTTTTGTAGGGATCGTTCGACGGGTCGGCATCGATCCATTCTTTCGGGATGTCGGGGAGGTCTTTTACGTTGTACCAGAGGTAGACGTATGCGGCCGCCTCGGCGTAATAGGTGACCGGCTGTGCGATCGAAAGATGGCGGCCGTGCGGGTCGGAGCGGTCCCAGGTGTTGATCCCGATCAGGTTGTTCTTGTAGTAAAGCCCGCCGCCCGAGTTTCCGCCCGAAATGAAGGCGTGGTGAAGGATGTACGAACGTTCATCGCTGTCGTAATTGGCGAAATTACCTTCGGTAATCGAATGGAATGTCTGCGAACCGCTTCCCGGAAACCCGATCGCCCAGACCTTCGGCGTGAGTTCGGGGAGGTAGAAGGGATTACCGAGTGAGGAGACGGGGACGGTGTCGGTCGCCGTCCATTCGGCGGTCACTTCGGGGAGTTCGGTCGACGGGTTCATCTGCGCGTGGGCGATGATCTTGCAGATCGCCCTGTCCCTGTCGTAGTTGTTGTAGTCCGAATCATAGTACATGGTCTGGCAGAGATATTTGAGCGTGACGCGCCGTCTGAAATTTTTGACGTCGTCTTCCGTGGCGACCGTCACCCACATGTATCCGGGTTCCGCGGGTATCAGGACCTGGTCGTAGGTCGCGCCGGTATTGTCCTTGAAAGGCTGGACGATGACGCTGTTCGCGGTCCAGTCGTCCGCCACGTGCGCGTTGGTAAAAAGCCAGCCGTTTTTCGTCACGATGACCCCGGAGCCGAGGTCCCAGAAATAACGTTTCGGCGGTTGTACGGTCTTTCCCCCGCCGAAATTGGGAATTCCGTATTCGACCGTGGGCTGAAAATTCGCCGGCATTCCCTTAACGACATAGAGGTCCATCAGTTTGCCCAGCCGCACCACGGATGCGACCGTTCGGGGAGAAACCTCATTCGCATCCTGAGCGGCCGCCTGCAGCGTTGCCGTGATCAATAGCGCGATAATTAGTGCTAAAGTTTTTCCCGTTTTCTTCATCTTACGACTCCTTCCTGAAACTCCGGAGTATTTTCCCGGCTAATTCAAGATGTCCGGGGTAGGTGGCGCCCGGAACCTCGATGCTGACAATCAATTTTTCACCCTCCTTCTGTGCCGTGTATTCATACACCCTCGCGAGGAAGGAGGTCTTCCCCGTGACCTGTTCGAGGGTCACCGTTTTTTCATACGCCCTCATGTCGATTGCGTAATCGCCGATGGTCATGGGTGCTTCATCGGTCTGAATTTTGATGAGGCTCAGGACGCTCGTCGGCTGATAGTCGTCGAACACGACGACGCGGAGGGTCGCCGGGTAAGTATAGTTTTCGAGATGTTTGGTAAAGGTGTAGATATTGTCCTTCTGCCCGCCGAAAGAAAAAGCCGCGGGGACGGTAAAGGAGATGTCGTTTTCACGGGAAGTAAAGGTTTTATCGCCTTCGATGACGAACCGGACGATCAGTCCTGCGGCAAGAAGGATGACGATCGCCGCGATCGAGACGATATCGAAAAAGAACTTCGTCCCTTCGAGTTCCTTCGCTTCGCCCTTTTTGATGCTTTTCTGGATGAGGAAGAATACGATACCGAGGAGGACGACGGTAAATCCAAGGACCAGGACGATCGAAACGAAATCCGAACTGGTCGTGATATTCATCTGAAGCTTCGTGCTCAGCCAGGCGTAGAGGGAAAACACACAGACGGCGATCACGAGTGCGATGAGGAAATCTCTCTGTTTATGCCGCTCGTCGAAACGGGCCGCGCCGAATGAATACCCGACGAGGGCGCCGAGTGAGGAGAAAAGCGCCAGGTTCACGAGAAGTGAAAAGACGAGAAAGTAAAGTGAGACGGCGCCGGCCGAAAAAACCCCCTTCATGGCAAGGGAGAGCGCGTACCCGATCCCGATAAACGCGCCGTACATCATGCCGTCGACGGGTTCGTTGAAATGTTTCGAGGGATAGAACATATACCGGAGAACGATATAGATCGTGATCGCGGGTATAAAGCCCCGGCTGAAGAGGAGGTGGGCGAGGGGCATGGCGTTCGCGTTGAGCGTCCACGCGGGCAGATCGAAGACGATATTGCCGAAAAACGCCGACAACGAGGCCTCGCCGATAATTCCCGCGAAAAACGCCGATGCGACCATGATGACGGGTTCCGGATCCTTTCTGTCGAGAAAATAATAGAAGGAGATCCAGAGAAATGCGGGAATCAGACCGATAACGATCGTGAGCAATGTGCCCGAGAGGGTCGCCGTGTTCAATTCGATTCCTTTCAGAAGGAAAAAGGCGATGAGGAAGAGGAGGACCATGCCGATGAGATTCATGATTCCCGTATTCAATATATTACGCTTGACATCTTCCATAATATTGTACCCTTTCTTGATAGTTTTTTGACATCATCGTTTGCGTAACGATAAACGTAAACCCGGCGTATTTCCGGCGTCACGGCGTCGTGCCGGGCATATGGTATAAGCATAGTTGCTGGGGAAAAATAAATCAAGATTTTTTTCAGGGACGGAGGCGCGCTTATGCCTTCGCGGGCGTACCGGATATAAAGCTGATATCGGCCGCGGCGCGAACGGTGTCGGCTCCCGTGTCCTTTTTTTCATCCGCTTCTTGACATGATTCTTTTATATGGTTTATACCGGGAAAAAGGAGTAACTATGGCAAAGATTGGTATTATCGGCGGGTCCGGACTCGATAATCCGGCTATCCTGGAAAATGAAAAAAATAAAAAGGTATCGACGCCGTACGGAAAACCGACGTCGGATCTGAAATGCGGGACGATCAAGGGGGTCGATATCGTTTTACTGGCGCGTCACGGCCGCGAGCATACGGTGCCGCCGACGCAGGTCAACTTTCGGGCGAATATCGCCGCGCTCAAAGAAGAAGGATGCACCCATATCATCGCGACGACCGCCGTGGGGAGTCTGCGGGAAGAAATCGGCCGCGGACATCTCGTGATCCTCGATCAGTTTATCGATTTTACGCGCCTCAGAAATTTGAGCTTTTTCGACGAGTTCGAACCCCACAAGCCGAAGCATACGCCCATGGCCGAACCTTTTTCAAAAGAACTCCGGAAGCTTCTTGTCGCCGGATGCAGGGAACTCGCGGTCCCCTTTCATGAAAAGGGAACGGTCGTGACGATCGAGGGGCCGCGGTTTTCGACAAAGGCGGAGAGTCATATGTTCAGATCGTGGGGCGCGGATGTCATCAACATGAGTATCGCCCCCGAAGCCGCGCTCGCGAACGAGGCCGGAATCCCGTATGCCGCGGTCGCGATGAGTACGGATTATGACTGCTGGAAAGAGGATGAAGAACCGGTGACCTGGGAGCAGATTCTCGAGATTTTCGGCCGGAACGTGGATAAAGTGACCCGGCTGCTCGTCGAGGTCATACCCAGGATTTGAGGGAACCGTTACTTATTGTCGATAATAGCCGCGATAATTTTTTTCGTTTTCTCGTCTTTTTCGCTTTTCAATAGTCCGGAAAGCCATTCCCCATCGCCGGGTCCGCCGAATTCCTTGTAAAGCTCGAGGAGGCGTATGCGGTGTCCGGTCTTTCTTTTTTCTATTGCGTCTTTAATAGAAGCCGCTGCGCGCTCCGGGTCGTGTTTGAGGATGCGGATCGCTGTGGTTCTGGTTTTTTTCGGTGAGGAGAGCGCGCATGCGAGGATGTCCTCCATGAATATGTCTGCGGGAAGCTTTAGGGCCGCGATGTTCCTCAATGCGTGGCAGCGGATTGTCCGGCTTTGATGATGAAGCGCCTCGATCACGAGATCTTTGTGCCCGGGAATCGTCTGGGAAAAGCCGGTGAGTGAAAAAAAGGTTTTTACTATGTCGAGGTGCGTATAGTCTTTCGGGTCGGTGATGAAAATATGCCGTACCATATTGTCGATTCCCTTTTCCGCCGCGACGAGGATCTGCTCGATAATTTTCAGCTGGAGATAGGTTCTGAGGTCGCCGGAATACTCAGACGACGAAAAGAGGAGAAGCGCTTCCAGCCATGACGGTGACTTGAAGCGCCGGGGCATGAGGAAATTGGGATTCAGGGGATTCATGAGCGCGTGGTATACCTTTCCGAGGCGTTTTAAAAACTTCTCGCCTTCTTCGTTCCTTTTCTCGAAAAGTTCAGCCCTGTTCTCTGCGGAGCAGAGGCGGGGGGCGAAATGGTCCGCCTTGAAAAAAATCTCGAGCATTTCGAGGTCGGAAAGAATGCGCCTCCTTTTCCCGTCGAGTAAATAGAAAAGAATGCGTTTTGTGTAATTTTTTTTGAGCAGGTCGAGATCCTTGAAATCCTCGATAAGCAGTTCGATTCCTTTTTTTGAAATCCCCGCCTTGTTTTGTATCTCTTTTCCACTGCCAATATCGTTCAACAAATCGTGCATGTGCGGTTCCTTATCGGATGAACTAACAATCTTTAGGGTTCACCTTCATTCGTTACAACCAGAGTTTCAACGAGGCAAAAGGCCCCTGGAAGATGAGACCGTCCCCGCTCGAATAATCATACCCGTACAGATTCAGGTTATATCCCGCCCCGACGGACACAAAGCCGATGCAATAATTGAGGGTGAATGAAAATATATGAAATCCCAGGTCCCTGTAATGGGCATTGAGGTTGAAGATATCGCAATATATATTATGGAAGAAAAAGATATGCAGGCTGCCGCCGTAAGAGAATAGAGGTTCGGGAAGACTCGCGCCCGCTTCGGAAGCGGTAAATGACAACCCCCCGATATAACCGGTAACCATGACATTGAACACGGGGATCGAGATGCCGCCGTTTACCGAAAAAAAGGTGAACCAGTACGGGGATTCGTATGTGTATTGGAAAAAGAGGTTCGCGTGGATGAGGGTAAGGTTGGTCTCGATGAGGCCCGTAAACGAGACCCGTTCGTCCATGAGGTATGCCGCCGAAGCCGAAAGCTTCAAAAACCCGATTTGACCGTCGCTTTTCGCGGTTTCATCCCGCACAAAGCTGAACTCATGGCCGGATTCGGGAGAATACGGATAATCGCTGTATCTGACGGAAAACATATAGGTAAAAAAAATTTCAAAAAAAACAGGCCCCATTTCATCGAGACAGCCAGAAATGCACCCCCCGAGCGCCTTCCCGAGGCATCCTCCCGTGCCCCCATCGTCATCCTTATACGTTTTTCCGCCTTCCGAATCATCCTCTTCTTCGTCTTTCTCTTTCTCTTTCTCGATTTTATCGAATAGCTCCCCGGTTTTGTTGTCGTCCTCCTCCTCATTCTCCTCGTCGGCAAAGGAATGAAGGCAGATTGCGGTTGTCATGATGATGAGGAGAAGACATAGCGTCTTTCTCATTTCGTTCCTCCCTCTCTTCTTCTAATATAGTAAGGCTATTATCCGGCGATTTCCATAAAAAAAACCGGTGGTAGAAGGTTTTTTTGAAGCGTATGGAAATTTGGGGATTGATCGGACATGCGGGTTATGGCATACTGATCATCATCGCGTGACGTATCGCCCGTCAAGCGGGCGGCGATAAAGGGGGCCGGCCATGGATACCAGCAGGGACCTAGTCATCATTACCGGAACCGATTCCGGCATCGGGATGCATCTTGCCGGCGTGTTCCGGGAGCACGGGTACCCGGTATGTGCGACGTATCTCGAAAAACCGGGAACGACCGCATCCGTCAATATAAATCTCGACCTCACGGATGAGGCCTCCTGTTCCGGTTTCATCCAAAAAGTGGCATCCCTTCTCGGCGAGGGCTACCGTTGCGCGTGCCTTGTCAATAACGCCGGTATTGCCCTTGGCGGCCCCATCGAAAATCTTCCCATTTCGGTTTACAGAGCGAATCTCGAAGTCAATCTCCTGGGCCTGATACGTATTACCCGCGATCTCATTCCGTTCCTCGCCGAAAGCAGGGGAGTGATCCTCCTCAACGGTTCCGCCGCCGGCCGTGTCGCCGCGCCGTTTCTCTCACCGTATGTCATCACCAAATTCGCCCTGGAGGGATTTGCCGACTGCCTCCGCAGGGAACTCCTTCCCTACGGCATAAGAACCGTGCTTCTTCAAACAGGGGGTGTCGATACACCGATCTGGAAAAAGGCCGAAACACAGGATATGTCGTTTGTTGCCGATAAATACCGGCACACCATGGATCGTTTCAGGGATACCTTTATACGGGGAAGCAAGGGGCTTTCCGCCGGGGAGGCCGCAGAAAAGATATTCCGTGTATTCAGAAGAAAAAAATACAGGCCCCGCTATATTATCGCGCGCAGTGTCGCGAGGGAAATAGCGATACGGTTGATTTCCGGGCGTCCGCTCGATTTTATTTTCAAACGGATGTTCGGAATGGATTACGGCGGGCGGTGACGCGTCCCGGCAGGCGGCCGCGACCAGCGGGCAATCAATACGCCGCATGCCGGCCGCCCTTTCCCGAATCTGTATCGATTAATAACACGAATATAAAAGACAGGGCCGTAAAATCGGGGACCGAATTGGGTAGGGCTAGGGGAAACCCTTAAGCAAAAAACTGTCTATTTCCTATGGCAATATCCGGTCCCATGCATATACTTATTATGTGCAGGAGGGCTGTGTATTAATATGGAGTCCAAAACATTTATGTGTAACGGGAATATGATATGGCTCGGCGATGACGGTATTTTGCGGTCGGTTGTCGTCGATGAAAAGAAAGAAGGCGTTCTTCCCCCGGGAAACGGGCATAGCGGCGGTATCAGGGAGTTGACAAACGGAAAGCGGCTGCCGATACTGGCCGATCTGAGAACAATCAAAGGATTCGACAGAAAAACACACAATTGTTCGCGGTTTTCATTCGATAACCGGGCGGTCAGCGCGATGGCGGTGATCGTCACCTCGCCGCAGAGCAGGAAGATGAATGTTTTCTTTCTGGGTCCCAAACGGCCTGGTTATCCGGTGCGTCCGTTCACGGATGAAGCGGAAGCCACGGTGTGGCTCAAAAAGTTCCTCTAAAAACGCAGGCTTTTATGTCAAAATGCGGTTTTTCCCATATGTTAAGGCAAGTGACAACCGGGAACGGAAATATTTCTTCATTCTGCGGTAAATATATTTGAAAATTCCTGAAATAGTGATATTATTTGATATGAGTACACAAGGTGTATCATTTTTCCAAAGAGGAGGTATGAAATGATAAAACGAATAGGATGTATTGTCCTGATCATGCTGACATGCGGCTTTTATCTCGCTGCAGAGGAAAATGCCGGATTGGATCCCTATAATGTAAGCATTGCTATTAATCCGTTTTCGCTGATATGGGGTATGTACGGGATCGAAGTGGGTATTCCCGTCTTGAATATACTCGAACCGACCGCGTATATCACCTTCGTCGATATGTTCGGTATGGTGAGAATAATCAGTCCGGACGTTGAAATACCGGAAG includes:
- a CDS encoding CPBP family intramembrane metalloprotease — its product is MKKPVLVLVVIWAVLSPLFSENGEVTDEPSQAETSGQLRRTEVVIAPAVSAALVFLTFVEDVLFYYNDFGYAEYLINEATLYSVHLPVYSVNALKGLAFSAATAVLSVSYELLRDHDAELFRSFMYTGIYQAGLYSTYAAYRDNRKRAKADAYDDEWRSHTFVASLSEVLGDFGEYETEWRPYDFFDLVLSPFRPENFLDPAVYILPISGIVNPLITRSHEHAPWNTGRMYLGTWEMSPFAAIPLMIGFFLLESSIIGIAEESHFRGFIYEEVGSTFGHVPAKIVDCLYFPAIHVPQEIIIGGFDTQTLLLNFAVRSLLTFYLDNIYDRGGLPRSIAAHMWMDFSLLFMYWLMESGVPQSDIDSILAIKPQFTIRIPLSY
- a CDS encoding trypsin-like peptidase domain-containing protein — its product is MKKTGKTLALIIALLITATLQAAAQDANEVSPRTVASVVRLGKLMDLYVVKGMPANFQPTVEYGIPNFGGGKTVQPPKRYFWDLGSGVIVTKNGWLFTNAHVADDWTANSVIVQPFKDNTGATYDQVLIPAEPGYMWVTVATEDDVKNFRRRVTLKYLCQTMYYDSDYNNYDRDRAICKIIAHAQMNPSTELPEVTAEWTATDTVPVSSLGNPFYLPELTPKVWAIGFPGSGSQTFHSITEGNFANYDSDERSYILHHAFISGGNSGGGLYYKNNLIGINTWDRSDPHGRHLSIAQPVTYYAEAAAYVYLWYNVKDLPDIPKEWIDADPSNDPYKNEVYIGFNVRSQANQNVAVKSGYLIAYKADISVDTAFNYINFKDYMQYYYLVRYLANQGYTAEVIAPYLQMDLKEVRAMINMNEQELLNSLDQASRGFLDVMKSGKFYASYWNIDQFGQVLAAVSPQTKLKVYVTSNGYKDQVFDYNSTAALIQGPFDLKMPMQ
- a CDS encoding PrsW family intramembrane metalloprotease, with amino-acid sequence MEDVKRNILNTGIMNLIGMVLLFLIAFFLLKGIELNTATLSGTLLTIVIGLIPAFLWISFYYFLDRKDPEPVIMVASAFFAGIIGEASLSAFFGNIVFDLPAWTLNANAMPLAHLLFSRGFIPAITIYIVLRYMFYPSKHFNEPVDGMMYGAFIGIGYALSLAMKGVFSAGAVSLYFLVFSLLVNLALFSSLGALVGYSFGAARFDERHKQRDFLIALVIAVCVFSLYAWLSTKLQMNITTSSDFVSIVLVLGFTVVLLGIVFFLIQKSIKKGEAKELEGTKFFFDIVSIAAIVILLAAGLIVRFVIEGDKTFTSRENDISFTVPAAFSFGGQKDNIYTFTKHLENYTYPATLRVVVFDDYQPTSVLSLIKIQTDEAPMTIGDYAIDMRAYEKTVTLEQVTGKTSFLARVYEYTAQKEGEKLIVSIEVPGATYPGHLELAGKILRSFRKES
- the mtnP gene encoding S-methyl-5'-thioadenosine phosphorylase, with the protein product MAKIGIIGGSGLDNPAILENEKNKKVSTPYGKPTSDLKCGTIKGVDIVLLARHGREHTVPPTQVNFRANIAALKEEGCTHIIATTAVGSLREEIGRGHLVILDQFIDFTRLRNLSFFDEFEPHKPKHTPMAEPFSKELRKLLVAGCRELAVPFHEKGTVVTIEGPRFSTKAESHMFRSWGADVINMSIAPEAALANEAGIPYAAVAMSTDYDCWKEDEEPVTWEQILEIFGRNVDKVTRLLVEVIPRI
- a CDS encoding SDR family NAD(P)-dependent oxidoreductase; amino-acid sequence: MDTSRDLVIITGTDSGIGMHLAGVFREHGYPVCATYLEKPGTTASVNINLDLTDEASCSGFIQKVASLLGEGYRCACLVNNAGIALGGPIENLPISVYRANLEVNLLGLIRITRDLIPFLAESRGVILLNGSAAGRVAAPFLSPYVITKFALEGFADCLRRELLPYGIRTVLLQTGGVDTPIWKKAETQDMSFVADKYRHTMDRFRDTFIRGSKGLSAGEAAEKIFRVFRRKKYRPRYIIARSVAREIAIRLISGRPLDFIFKRMFGMDYGGR
- a CDS encoding STAS/SEC14 domain-containing protein, whose product is MESKTFMCNGNMIWLGDDGILRSVVVDEKKEGVLPPGNGHSGGIRELTNGKRLPILADLRTIKGFDRKTHNCSRFSFDNRAVSAMAVIVTSPQSRKMNVFFLGPKRPGYPVRPFTDEAEATVWLKKFL